One genomic window of Gemmatimonadaceae bacterium includes the following:
- a CDS encoding RidA family protein gives MSRIDARLKELGLIPPVTASRCRRVVLPFPWVRIVGRRAIFSGHGPTNTDGSLATPLGKVGSEVSPEQAYAAARLTALAILGSLRRELGDLDRIAAWTRVFGMVNSAPGFNRQPAVINGFTDLILEVFGAAIGAHARSAVGLAELPFNIPVEIEGEVEIVPR, from the coding sequence GTGTCCCGGATTGACGCCAGACTGAAGGAACTTGGCCTGATTCCTCCCGTCACCGCTTCCAGATGCCGCCGGGTGGTGCTGCCCTTCCCCTGGGTTCGGATTGTTGGCCGACGAGCGATTTTTTCCGGACATGGCCCGACCAACACCGATGGTTCGCTGGCGACTCCATTGGGCAAAGTCGGCAGCGAAGTATCGCCGGAACAGGCGTATGCTGCGGCGCGCCTGACCGCCTTGGCGATTCTCGGCAGCCTTCGCCGCGAACTGGGCGATCTTGACCGCATTGCTGCTTGGACCAGAGTGTTTGGCATGGTCAACTCCGCGCCGGGGTTCAATCGGCAACCGGCAGTCATCAACGGGTTCACCGACCTGATTCTCGAGGTGTTCGGCGCGGCGATCGGCGCGCATGCCCGAAGTGCGGTGGGGCTGGCGGAACTCCCGTTCAACATCCCCGTCGAAATCGAAGGTGAGGTCGAGATCGTCCCGCGGTGA